Part of the Sebastes umbrosus isolate fSebUmb1 chromosome 3, fSebUmb1.pri, whole genome shotgun sequence genome is shown below.
TGTTCGAGTCGGTAACATGCTTTCCTGTTTTCCACCGTCAATGAGCAGCGAACTCCTGGGGACAGCACATACTCATCTCCCATCATTCCCTCTGACAGCGAGCAGTCTGCTTTTTCCTTCCTGTAGCTTTGTGCATCCTTCCCAGTAGTGCTGCCCTTTACAGGAATAGCACGCTTTGCTACTGATTGAGAGTAATTTATAGTTACCGTTCAGCTGCATCCTGTTAAAgagtcctcttcctcctcttcatcccacTCTTCCCCTTCTTCTCTCACGCTACAGCGTCACTGTCCGTGGGTGTGGGAATACAAGGAGTTTATCTTGGGAAGTTTAGCCCGCTGAGGGGCTCCAGGCAACTTCAGAGCATTGTGCTCCAAATCCATCCATTGCTCCTTTTATCTCCAGTTCCTAATCCATCCCTGCCAGGCTCGTTTGTTGCTTCAGTGGTCCTAAGGATGTGCATTTATTGTCTGAAAAAGTACTTGttgatgtgtgtatatatatatatatcagggtgtgcatttgttgtgttttaaaaGCCGCTGGGTATATGGAAGAGCTTGAAAATAGTCCTCAGGTGAGAGATCAGTCGCTGTCTTTCCTGATGCTGCGATCAGTGTGGATGTTGTTGGGCTCGGGGCTTTTACACTGGATACTGGTACCATTCATGGGTCCGATGCTGCTCAGCTGGTTGTCAGAGTAACACCAGCAGCACAAACACGACTTGAAGAAcatgtgaagagagagagagagagaaattttagaggaatagttcaacatattATGAAATACGCTTTCTTGTCGAaggtgagatgagaagattgataccactctcatatttctctgttaaaggagcagtgtgtagcattttggggatctattaataaaaatggaatataatattcactactatgttttcattagtgtataatcacctgaagaatcgtgttttcgttagcttagaatgagcccttcatatctacatagggagtgggtcctcttcatggagtccgccatgctgctctgccatgtttctactgtagcccagaacggccaaaccaaacactggctctagagagagactttcgcatatttacgttacctgaaggccaccgtagttgtcAGACTCGCTTGTGaaagtgcaaaaccgtagtaTCGCCAGGCGCCATCTGACTTTCGTTGCTCctaaattaatgttattatggtaaggatggcttctgagcgaggttttgcactcggcggctcacgttatcacagtcttagaaagggacgagtgagcggaggggtactcagttggttgcaatctgcaaccacaccactagatgacaccaaattctacacactgtccctttaacagcctgtgaagctggaaccaggagacggttagcttagctgtGTCCAAAGGTAAGACAATCTACCTACCAGCACTTCTGAAAATGACTATCTAACAtattatatctcatttgtttaatttgtacaaaagGCAAAGTGTAGATTCAACAAGTTGCGCTTTTATGCAGCGATAACCGGAGgatggctgtagcttcatatttactgtacagacaagAGAGTTCTTGATCTAGATCTTCTCacctaactctcggcaagaagcCAAATAAGtgtatatttcccaaaatattttaatttttaccaAGAGGTTTTTCTATCCGTGCAGCTATTCTGTTCTTGTTTGCtcaagcccccccccccctctcccacAAATCCTTTAACATGCAAACTTGAGACATGGTTTATCTCCAGCCCAGGTCCGTTTGACATTTGCAGTGTGTTACCTCAGCTCTACAAAGTGAATACATAAATCACCGGGCTGCTTTTCCATGTTGCTCATGGACTGTTTGCTTTATTGGCCAGGCTACATCtgaagtgtgtgcatgtgtttgggtgtgtgtgagagcgtaTTACATGCATTAATATCCATCTGCTGTGGGAGAGTACTATACCTTGAAGCAGTTTTTAAACTTCTTGCTGACAAAGTAGAGGATAATGGGGTTTATGCAGGAGTTGATTGTTACAAGGTTGATGCTGAGGTAATTCAGAACCAACATGAAGCTGAAAATAGAagaatataattattgttaTGGAGCACCACAGAGGCCATTTAAACCTATTTGAGGGTAGCATAATGGTAAACACTTCTGGCAGAATCatgtactgtttttttaaataagaaatacaaaattattttagttttgaccaGGATACAATGGGTGAGATCCTGAactataatatttaaaaaaccctcaaaatcacagaaaaacagTTCCATGTACATTTGTATAGCTTGAAGTAACTTTTGTGGAAGAGGGTTCGTTCAACCAGTAACTCACCTCAACAGCTCACAGCGCCTCTTATCGCCCTGTTGGTAAACCAACTTCTTAAGGATCCTGCTGAGGTGCAGTGGGAACCAGCAGAGGGCAAAGATCAGGACGAGGCAGAAGACGGCTTTGGCCACCTCCCTCCTCTGTAGAGAGAAACAACAGATTCATTCCACCATTAGAGCGGAGATGATGAAGTTTGTTTAATGTAGGGTTAGATGTTAAAACCATAGAAGAAACACTACTGACTGAGCCAATGTGGAGTCATTTTACCACTTTAAAAAGTTGCATTAGATGATAAAGTCACATTACAAATGTTCTTTTGGTTTTAGTGAAATAAAGACCTGACCGTATGTAGGTTTATTAGCGTTAAGggcttgttattatcatttaGAAGTATTGTCCGACCTGTTTGAGGTGCTCACTGAGGGCTATCCGGAGGCTGCCGTTCCTGTGGTTGAGCATCTCGCAGCTCATCAGAGTGTAGAACACGGCGGTGCAGATCAGCGGCACACAGAAGTATAAGCCAAACAGCCACCAGTCCTTTGCATTCGTATAGAACTACAGGGAAACAAGCACATGTGAAACAGTAAGTtacatttaaactgaaataaatgCATGTGTGACCCagcagttaaaaaaagaaacagaaaaccCGTAAAAAAGAAGAGTGAGGTTTTTCAAACCACAATTGATGTCTCACACATCCTCCGAACTGCCCTATCCACTTACTCTTCCACACAACTCCACCATCTTCCTGAactttctcttaattttctgtgATTAACCATTTCCTACCAATAGTTCCTGTTGCACCTCCATGTGCTTTTTTtgttcaacctttatttaaccaagaGTAAAGACTCATTGAGATAAAAGTCTCTTTTtcaagagtgtcctggccaagataggcagcagcacagttacacggttgcagacataaaacaaacataacaatttaAAACGAAGACAAAAAGCAAATTACAGAATCACAAGGtatcgaaaaaaaaaacgttcatCAGCATTTAATACATCTACAGCCAGATCTGGTTGCTTCTAAGTCCTTTAAAAgcactttaaatacatttagtgAGACCAGCTCTCAAAGATTCAGGTAATTTTGTATTATGTAGCAGTAGAGGGAGGATCTCTCTTTAACTTTTGGCAGCTGCTGTTGATGTGGGCCTCGAAGCTCCAAATGAGACATCATGTGTGAATTTGTATTGTACTATAGAAGTAAAGATGAAATATTTTGTCTTGTGCAGGTATGAGCCAAGTAATAAGAATCTAAGCTTTTGTAATTAAACCTAAACCTCCACCAGACCTCCCCTGTACTCCAGTCCACTGCAGTCCATGTGAGTGCTACACGTGGGCATATAATGtaataagtctgaaaaacaaaccaCCTCTAGCCCATCCGGCTCTCTGTGGttgtaaaaaatatgctctttAAAAATGCCACAATTTCACAACCCTACAACGTCGACTATTATCACACAATTTCCAtcaaaagcaaaagcaaaaagTTTGCAGATCCACTCCAAACTATGTACCCACAAAACAAAATTTGGTGGGAAAATCTTTTAAAGAAAGTGTGCTATTCCATTGCTTAAATGATGCTGTTAAAGAGGTCAGTTGTGCTCAGATCTCAGCATTGCATTGCTGATATATGAGACAGATTACTCCACGTTTGTACATATGGAATAGATACGCACATGTGGCGCAGCTTGAGGCCCCAGATTTCAGGTCTCAGTAATTGCACTTGGCCTGCAATCAATTATGTGCTCCAAGGATGTTAAAAGGGCCACAATCACATGGTGAGAGGAAGTAGACCAGGTTTATTTCTTAAAGTGATACGCCActcaaaatatttttagtatcAAATACTGACTTGAAAGGTGAATTTGGGTGGACTACTACTTAAAGGTTCTATATACgggagcattaatatagcagcaaacagcaatttgctatgtaaagatatagaggagtaatgtctacctgagcagagaaggaagtcgctctccctctgtgtgtgttgtaatccaaccTTCTCGGTGCAGTGCTGCCAACTTGGCGACTTTGTGgctagatttagcgactttATTTCTAAAAAATGACTAGCGACAAATTTAGCGACTTATCCACATCAGGGACAAAGCGAGAAATATTATATTGTAATCCATTcccgtgcatgctgctcagagtaattaTAGTCCACGGCTCTTCTGCTAACAGCACGGCAGCCGACACAACCACTAATATTTTTGCAAATGATtccttgatgacatcaccaatATGCAAATATAACATCTGGCGTCTTTAAGCAACTTTTGGAGCCagtgctagctactttcattagaaaagagttggcaacactgtctctgtgctttgtttacgtagccgggctggccgtgcatgcattttagtgcatgtgagtctctCTGTGCCCCACTAGCTAaaggccgccgctctgcactgcgctcatacagcTGTTCCCACCGCAGTCACGGAAGCACAGCGCCCAGCCTCCGGTTCCCGCctaggttaacactgttagctctgtcagcagtgttgccgttgttttcaatgttcatgctgttagcaccgttagctgctagccaccagctccatgttgagagtcgtgtggaggcaatagaaatgctctgaattctgTATAGAGCTCCTTTAAGTATCAGTGGGTtggttttaaattatttattgcCCAAGCAGGAAATGTTACAGGagatttattttactgttatgtTCATGTTCTAAAAATATATCCCTTCATAACCAAAATAGCACGTCAGCGTGCCATTAAAAACACTCAATGACTCCAAACAATCAACACATGCTTTTAAGACAATGGAAAGTTGAACTTGCACTTTCACTTTGAGTAGTCGGCATGCAGGTGGGTTTCCTATCTCATTGGTCTAGTGATGTTGTGTCTCTATGAGTACGCTGACACAATGTACTATGCAGCACATCTTGGCCTCAATACAAGCAAAACACTGGGACACAAAAGCATTAAACAGCGATTTTCTTATCCAAAAAATGATGAGAAAGGGATGATAACATACCACCATGAAGTCAGTCTTGGGGACAAGCATGCAGGTGCGGTAGGTTTGGTTTCTGCGCTCGAAGGTGTACATGTCGAAGCCGATAGCCTCCGGTACCGCCAGGAAGAAAGACAGCAACCAAATAGACACAATCTCCACGACTGTGAGCAGAGGGATGCCCACTCCCTGAACTCTGCTCCAGGACGCCACGGCTCTGTATCTGTGGACACAGAGGGATAGGATCCAGGCTTAACAGATGGATGAGATACATTACATTGATTAGATTAAAGTAATAGAGGATAGTGAGTTACTGCGGCAGGAATGATCATGATATAGCACTCCTGGGATACAAATTGAAATGAGAAAGCATAAAATGTAACACAGTTACCAtgttattactatttattaatTGGCTGCAGGAGCTTTCAGTCGGTGCTCCGTCATTAAATAGAAATCAGTAAAGTCAtcattttctttgtctctcctgACTGACAAAGCTAACAGCATTTTCTTTATGCATGGCAgcacaccaaacacaacaaactgctcaGTCAGCAAAGAATATCAAAATGTTAAGAATTAATGAGGAGAGATGAtcaattgtttattttaaatatctaatatttatattttttgtgaaGCCTCCAAACAGACTGGCCCGTGTTGGCAGAGAGGTCTGTCTGTTGGCTTGTGTTTCCCACGCACTGAATacttgtttgcttgtttgtttcattAATGGAAACCACTTGTCGAAATGTTTTAGTAAAAGCATGCATCAAGATTTTATggcaaaaacaatatatttttcatgACACATTTGAATTTCTCTGTTGAACAACATGGCGGCATTTATATTTCACTAAGTGGTAATGTATCCacctttttctcttcctccaacATTGAAAAGATACAAAAGAGACtttcataacacacacacacacacaaatatgtttcCCGGAAACAAATGGTGAGCATCTGCTCTTGAACACAACTGTACAGCGCTGCAGTCTTTTTCTCATAATAGAGGTCATTAAATATGTTTGCCTGGTTGAACCTTGGAGCCTTTTCAGTGCCTCTTATCTCTAAAGTTGTGTCTAGTGCAGAAAGTGAGATGACACTGAGGTTCAGCACTTCACGATCATCATTTATTCATCGGGGAATTTCTACTAAGGTACTTATTAAAAAAAGGAGTTGTCAGTATACTTGCTATCAAGATAATGCTTTTAATATTAGCATTATATATAGAGTTTACAGTGCATATATCATGCACTTAATGTTGCAAAGGACTTTAATAATTCCATTAGAGAAGTAAAGAGCATCTTAAAAGAGCTCACACAAGTTTTGAACACAGGGGCAACAAATACTTAAGAGCAGAGATAAATAACTTTAAAGTGAGGATGCTCAATCAGTATTGATCTTTCCCGAAAGTGATCACCATCTCAGATAATCAAGTCTTCATGTCATTAAAGTGGAATCAAATCATAAAATCTCCGCATctcataataacacaaattacattagaagaaaacaaatgaatctAAAGCAATGTTCTCTTGAGCTGAGGAAAAGATGGATGAATTGGCGTTGTCCAAAATTAAATTTGttgaattttttcccaatgatttGACTGCCTCCTCAAATTTTATGCAACAGTATCTTCTTTTCCAGCTATGAAAATGATATCTGGAATATTGCACTTCTTTCAGGCTTCAGGCTGACTTTTCAAGACCATGTAACTTTAAAGGAAAGTCGCTCCTTTTCATGTGGGGTCCTTGAGGAAAGACAGGAGGTTAGACGCGCTTCATTCGTTTCACAAGGAATAGTTGGCCAGTCCGGTGCTCACAGAATAGGGCAATTTTGTAACAGGAGACacttcagagaccaggtccaaagcacactggagcacacggatTTAAGGCAATCAACTTTATTAAAAGACTAACGTTTCGACGCCAACTGCGTCTTTATCAGAGTCAAACAGATCTGAGACTCACATCCTCTGAAATAACCTCCCCTAATAGGGAGGTAGTAgaagtactagtagtactataTCATTTTTGATACATGTACATGGATGTACAgctatttatatttacttctacttctctctttttatcattattatatgatGATGGTTTAACCTGCCTACATGCAGCTTATTGCTCCCTTCCCATTTTTCCGGTCTATGCTGAATCAGTTCCCAACTAGGGGAGAGTATTTAAGAGGATGTGAGTCTCAGATCGGTTTGACTCTGATGTTGGCATCGAAACGTTTTTTAAAGTCTTTTAATAAAGTTGATTGCCTTTAatccgtgtgctccagtgtgctttggacctggtctctgaagtctcttCTGTTACAGGGGTCCTTACAATGCATCCAGGGGGTCTCCAGCGAAAAggtgaataatttattttcactataattccatccataagtaacacaatgacagaatgtcaTGTGCTATATTACTTTCAATATCATGCGcaatattattttctattttagtttcctaaatttactaaatttatcttacttttattgttattctattaggcacaaatgttaattttatttcttacacactttatatttattactctgttttgttttttattcttatgtTGTTGTAATTTTTGAGCTACCTCTGGCAAAAGTATTTTCTTAGGGATTAATCAATTTCAATCTTATCATTTCTCTCTTATGCCTATTTTGgttatgggtttcatacactttctgtaataaaatatctaaaagtaAAAATCCAGAAAGACAAAATCTCATCAAATGGGGGTCCAATTTGTGTCCGTTTgggggtccttgacatgaaaagatttgggaaccactgctctatgtaatgataaaaacacaaatagaaCCACCATCATGAGAACCAGTTATAATGTCCATGAATTGATTCTCTAAAACCTACTTtaacattcatatttaatcaaacACCAcatcataaaaatgtattttgggtCACTTTTTTTCGTGTACACAGCAGGATTTTTGCTTGAACTTGTGACAGTGTCTGATATGATTTATAAAGCAGTGTGTGGAGTGTGAAAGCGCTGACCTGTCCACGCTGAGGGCACACAGGTTGAGGACGGTGATGCCCACAGAGGCTTTCTGCAGGAAGGGCACCAGCTTACACAGACACAGGCCAACAACACTGTCGTCAAATGGGAAGCGAGACGCCAAGAGCTGGTtggaaaaaacacatacaataacTGTCACATAAACACTTTGGGAATGAAATCACATTTGTAACAACATTTATTGTTCAACCTTCACACTAATATAGTTTGTCATTAAATCACTGTTTGGTTTAACTAGTGTATGAGTACAAAGTAAATGATTTTAATGAAGTAATCTGTCTTCATGAGTCTTTTGGCAGCTGACTATTAATCTCACTTTTGTTACTGGATTCATGCAGTCGTTAATATCTATTTAAGGCAATTTTACTGCAGATCGAGGCACATCAAAGACCTCTCAGCGTCATCTTAACGTCACAGTGAGTTTAGTCTGACACGGACCATATGGAGCTCATCATCTGATAAAACTTTGGCACAACTTTTGCGaaacattcacatatcctgcAAACATACAGCCTCTCAAAACGTACGGCCAAGCTTTAATAATAATTCTCTATGTCATCCCCCACTATCTGAAAGCCACTTCCACAACctcttattatattatttccTCTGAGAATATGAGTCAAGGTCATGTGAATTGAGACTTCCATCAAAGTGGTCTTGGCACTTTTTCCTTCAGCACTGCGTTAAACAGGTTTCCCAAAGCTGAAGCCAAAGGAAGAACCTCACGGTGCTTCCTGGCCTGCCATTGTTTACTTTAAGTTTCCCAGGAGCAcagaagagcagcagagaggaaactGTTTTCAACGTAGAAGTAGCGGATTATTTTTGGAAACACTGTCACAGCCCCGAGGAAGCGAACAAGGGGCTTCAACATGGTCTCAACATTGTAGACGTGGCTCTTTCTTTGTTTGTGCATAAACTGTTTCCCCTGCGGTAAGATTTCTGTTTCCCTTGTGCACATGTGTTGGTCAGACTGCGAAGTTGCTGTGCCCTCAAAGTTAATTCTAACCAGGTGGCTTTCTcgatttttttctcttgtaaaatGGCGTCTCACAAGATCaagttgactgatgacttcgtTTTGCCATCATTCTTGATTATTATACAAAGCATGACACTATTTGTTGGTATAAATCAACCCAAGACAGGAGCCCTAAGCATCAT
Proteins encoded:
- the ednraa gene encoding endothelin receptor type Aa; this translates as MCSIMGTPAVHMLVLMACMAARGMCQINRDEAEEDSLVHSTLQSPAFYSTVIPSTGSGLHLGAPRADAQAVGSGNDTVVKRRVRPPMCDSETSINNYFKYINTIISIIVFVVGLVGNATLLRIIYQHKTMRNGPNALIASLALGDLMYILTDIPINVYKLLASRFPFDDSVVGLCLCKLVPFLQKASVGITVLNLCALSVDRYRAVASWSRVQGVGIPLLTVVEIVSIWLLSFFLAVPEAIGFDMYTFERRNQTYRTCMLVPKTDFMVFYTNAKDWWLFGLYFCVPLICTAVFYTLMSCEMLNHRNGSLRIALSEHLKQRREVAKAVFCLVLIFALCWFPLHLSRILKKLVYQQGDKRRCELLSFMLVLNYLSINLVTINSCINPIILYFVSKKFKNCFKSCLCCWCYSDNQLSSIGPMNGTSIQCKSPEPNNIHTDRSIRKDSD